The Spirosoma foliorum genome has a window encoding:
- a CDS encoding IS30 family transposase, with protein MRHRKHYKKRGTPAKRQLIPNRVSIDLRPPIVNSNTEVGHWEADTVIGKGHQGALLTLVERLTTYVLIVKLNSKNALALAKAAIKALRRSGLPVKTVTFDNAGPPMRLGVGAS; from the coding sequence ATCCGCCATCGTAAGCATTACAAGAAACGAGGTACGCCCGCCAAGCGGCAACTTATTCCTAACCGGGTCAGTATTGACCTCCGCCCGCCGATTGTAAATTCAAACACGGAAGTAGGTCACTGGGAAGCAGATACAGTCATTGGCAAGGGCCATCAGGGTGCGCTGTTAACTCTAGTCGAGCGGCTTACCACGTACGTACTGATTGTCAAATTAAACTCGAAAAATGCCCTTGCCCTGGCTAAGGCCGCTATAAAAGCCTTGCGCCGAAGCGGTTTGCCCGTCAAGACCGTCACCTTTGATAATGCGGGGCCGCCCATGCGGCTTGGAGTTGGCGCGTCATGA
- a CDS encoding GNAT family N-acetyltransferase — MIKAPTYKNCSANEISRILEIYRQSYLEHYTYLWSDESKNYIKTSFTEGKLLAEMNVHKSAFYLISYNNFPVGVLKINTNKSIDGSKDVDYLEIERIYFLRAATGKGLGKSTLKMVKQLAIDGNKKIIWLKAMKGADAVKFYEKQGFMVTGETDLSYPFIIDEFKRMVVMQLYIR, encoded by the coding sequence ATGATTAAAGCACCTACTTACAAGAATTGTTCAGCGAATGAAATATCGAGAATTCTAGAAATATACAGACAATCATATCTCGAACATTATACTTATTTATGGAGTGACGAAAGCAAAAACTACATAAAAACCAGCTTTACAGAAGGAAAATTATTAGCTGAAATGAATGTTCATAAAAGTGCGTTTTACCTTATTTCATATAATAATTTTCCTGTAGGAGTATTAAAAATTAATACTAATAAATCTATTGACGGATCAAAAGACGTTGACTATTTAGAAATTGAACGGATTTATTTTTTAAGAGCAGCAACTGGCAAAGGTTTAGGCAAATCTACCCTCAAGATGGTCAAGCAATTGGCGATAGATGGGAACAAAAAGATTATCTGGCTAAAAGCAATGAAGGGCGCCGATGCCGTTAAGTTTTATGAAAAGCAAGGCTTCATGGTTACGGGCGAAACGGATTTATCATATCCATTTATTATAGACGAGTTTAAAAGAATGGTTGTTATGCAGCTGTATATTAGATAA
- a CDS encoding response regulator transcription factor, whose amino-acid sequence MLKKILLIEDVAQIRENVAEQLILNGYDVRTAEDGVTGLIQAKQWLPNLILCDIMMGNMNGYQVLENIRENPETAHIPFIFLTAKADMVHLREGMELGADDYVTKPFLLRDLLNAIESRLKRSQEQQVNSNLSNTYLKSIRGRDSKGCMVLRTEECIYFGTHKRGYFVYHPLGNFQIGMSLDTLIAKLNPDHFFRVNRHVILHRKSIQKYAYWDKGKHCLMIDVGGNPQEVILPKARYRSFKDWLAR is encoded by the coding sequence ATGTTGAAGAAAATACTACTTATTGAAGACGTAGCGCAAATTCGGGAAAACGTAGCTGAACAATTGATCTTGAATGGGTATGATGTGCGAACGGCTGAAGATGGCGTAACTGGCCTGATTCAAGCCAAACAATGGCTTCCCAATCTGATTTTGTGCGACATAATGATGGGAAATATGAATGGTTATCAGGTTCTGGAAAATATTCGTGAAAATCCAGAAACTGCTCATATTCCATTTATTTTTTTAACAGCTAAAGCAGATATGGTGCATTTGCGAGAAGGTATGGAACTAGGCGCTGATGATTACGTGACGAAGCCTTTCCTATTACGTGATTTATTAAACGCCATTGAGAGCCGATTGAAAAGAAGCCAGGAACAGCAGGTTAATTCTAACTTGTCAAACACCTATTTAAAATCGATCCGTGGTAGAGACAGTAAAGGTTGTATGGTCCTTCGTACAGAAGAATGTATTTATTTCGGCACGCATAAAAGAGGGTATTTTGTTTACCATCCTCTCGGTAATTTTCAGATCGGTATGAGCCTGGATACGCTGATTGCTAAGCTTAATCCAGATCATTTTTTTCGGGTAAACCGACATGTCATATTGCATCGGAAAAGTATACAGAAATACGCTTATTGGGATAAAGGCAAGCACTGTCTAATGATTGACGTAGGTGGAAATCCCCAGGAAGTAATTTTACCGAAAGCGCGATACCGTTCCTTTAAAGACTGGTTAGCTAGATAA
- a CDS encoding helix-turn-helix domain-containing protein, protein MVNYKRLTLQQRYLIQTLNHQHKNQQDIAQQVGVSQSTIWRELAKHNQQHSKQTYEAQQAQQQSATAKKRLPYKLQCSLLTTVLTRLIDRLSPEQICGELQRMAIQKVLHHETIYRYL, encoded by the coding sequence ATGGTAAACTACAAACGGCTGACTCTCCAGCAAAGATACCTCATTCAGACCCTTAATCACCAACATAAAAACCAGCAAGACATCGCCCAACAGGTCGGGGTCAGTCAATCAACGATCTGGCGCGAGTTGGCCAAACATAACCAGCAGCATTCCAAACAAACCTACGAGGCTCAACAGGCCCAGCAACAATCAGCCACTGCAAAAAAACGCTTACCCTATAAACTCCAATGCTCATTGCTGACTACCGTACTAACCCGACTCATAGACCGTCTTTCACCGGAACAGATTTGCGGTGAGCTACAACGGATGGCTATACAAAAGGTGCTGCACCACGAGACTATCTACCGCTACCTCTAG
- a CDS encoding PAS domain S-box protein, giving the protein MAYSKLLTRQISRYLTSEFDQVPEMIEFLEAVDRSYLAFERDRELTEQAFSISEKEYSALHTTLKQELEIKKLSVQKLEEAVNAISGVNLQTESNDLLSIARFLHQQINQRKNAEKVFTSLITNMENGILLEDENRAVVFTNQVFCELFSLPVSPEALQGVDCTHAAEASKDLFNEPEQFVRRIDTILSEKKLIKGEILELANGSVYQRDYIPLFIDHNYKGHLWSYTDITQQKKSRDALEQSELKNRLIMNGALDAIITIDIEGIITFWNPQAEEIFGWTSQEALGQKLSDLIIPAVHQGSHIQGLRSYTQTREGRVLGKTLELPALNRAKKTFPIELYIIPLKQGENEFFCSFIRDISERKKYESELEKLSLVASANNNGVIFVDLSGKIFWVNEGFQKLTQYNFNQVSGKVLFDICQGQYTDVTSRVTIEKAFNKGQSFTLEGIYYRQDKSWFWARISGQPIIDKQQAITQYFFIVEDISQEKSVQRQLKEYEEKLRMALTNVGDNYWEHDFRSQKTYFSNPSSKVLGFPIDETTDLAGLWWRQVHSADRSTLEENDNLYRAGLQTHHSLEYRMIHKDGSISWVLDRGVVTEQDTAGTPLKIIGTHINITHQKELEIALKVAKEAAEESTRSKELFLANMSHEIRTPMNAIMGMSNQLKKTSLTEQQQFYLNTIQAASDNLLVIINDILDLSKIEAGKLTIEQIGFEPHQLIKKVLQIMSHRAEEKGLLFTNSLLDTQIAPVLIGDPHRLTQILLNLISNAIKFTDKGRVDIRCQVVEEDATQQTIQATVQDTGIGMDDEFVRTIFQTFSQEDTSISRRFGGTGLGMSICKNLVDLMGGKIEVKSQKQVGTTVSFSIPFNKGESSHLPQKQPEQINTDFLSGSKILVVDDNEMNRLLASTILKNYGALIDEARNGLEALEKLKAQPYNLVLMDVHMPIMDGLEATKQIREKIKAQLPIIALTALAVSGDREKFIRAGMNDYLSKPFDESILLAVVAKWLGKDSVYHSTTSETEIRDGLFDLSGLRSIAQGDEEFVWEMVSMFIDLVPAGIKEMKTAYEANDFKKVSQIAHRLHPSVATLNIKSLADVLVDIDKNAETYQANQRLEGLITGLDEVIKAVVDQLVTNASTNKLS; this is encoded by the coding sequence ATGGCTTATTCTAAGTTACTCACCCGTCAAATTTCCCGCTATTTAACCAGCGAATTTGATCAAGTGCCTGAAATGATCGAATTTCTGGAAGCAGTGGACCGATCCTATCTCGCTTTTGAACGGGATCGGGAACTGACCGAGCAAGCCTTTTCCATTAGCGAAAAAGAATATAGTGCATTACACACTACATTAAAACAGGAACTTGAAATCAAAAAACTCTCCGTTCAAAAGCTTGAAGAAGCGGTAAACGCAATCAGTGGGGTAAACCTACAAACCGAATCTAACGATTTATTATCGATCGCTCGCTTCCTTCATCAGCAAATTAACCAGCGAAAAAATGCCGAAAAAGTCTTTACATCGCTGATTACAAACATGGAGAATGGAATACTACTGGAAGATGAAAATCGAGCCGTTGTCTTTACCAATCAAGTTTTCTGCGAATTATTCAGTCTTCCCGTTTCACCGGAAGCCTTGCAGGGTGTTGACTGTACGCATGCCGCCGAAGCGTCAAAAGACTTATTTAACGAACCAGAACAGTTTGTTCGTCGCATTGATACAATTCTGTCGGAGAAAAAGCTGATTAAGGGAGAGATTCTGGAACTGGCGAATGGGAGTGTATACCAGAGAGATTACATTCCCTTATTCATCGACCATAATTACAAGGGTCATCTTTGGAGCTATACTGATATTACCCAACAGAAAAAGAGCCGGGATGCATTGGAGCAAAGCGAGTTAAAAAACCGGCTGATTATGAATGGGGCACTCGATGCCATAATTACTATAGATATAGAAGGAATAATCACGTTCTGGAACCCGCAAGCCGAAGAAATATTTGGGTGGACCAGCCAGGAAGCACTCGGTCAGAAATTATCGGATTTGATAATCCCAGCAGTGCACCAGGGTAGTCATATACAAGGATTGCGATCGTATACACAAACCAGGGAAGGACGGGTATTGGGGAAAACACTGGAATTGCCGGCACTTAACCGAGCAAAAAAAACCTTTCCAATTGAGTTATACATTATTCCTTTAAAACAGGGAGAAAATGAGTTCTTCTGTTCATTCATTCGGGACATATCCGAACGCAAAAAATATGAATCTGAACTCGAAAAATTATCTCTGGTAGCCAGCGCCAACAACAATGGCGTTATTTTCGTCGACCTCAGTGGTAAAATTTTTTGGGTAAATGAGGGCTTTCAAAAGCTTACTCAATACAATTTCAACCAAGTTTCAGGAAAGGTCCTCTTTGACATCTGCCAAGGCCAGTACACGGATGTCACCAGCCGGGTTACCATTGAAAAAGCGTTTAATAAAGGACAAAGTTTTACACTTGAGGGAATCTATTACAGGCAGGATAAAAGCTGGTTTTGGGCGCGCATCAGTGGCCAGCCCATTATCGATAAACAGCAGGCCATTACACAATATTTTTTTATCGTGGAAGATATTTCCCAGGAGAAAAGTGTGCAGCGTCAATTGAAAGAGTACGAAGAAAAGTTGCGGATGGCGCTGACTAACGTTGGCGATAATTATTGGGAACATGATTTTCGCTCTCAGAAAACCTATTTTTCTAATCCATCGAGTAAGGTACTGGGCTTTCCAATTGATGAGACAACGGATCTGGCCGGTTTATGGTGGCGTCAGGTTCATTCGGCCGACCGCTCTACGCTCGAAGAGAATGACAACCTGTATCGGGCTGGTTTACAAACCCACCATTCGCTTGAGTACCGAATGATCCATAAAGATGGATCGATCAGCTGGGTGCTTGATCGGGGGGTAGTTACTGAGCAGGATACGGCTGGAACCCCTCTAAAAATTATTGGCACCCACATTAATATTACCCATCAGAAAGAGCTAGAAATTGCACTCAAAGTGGCCAAAGAGGCCGCTGAGGAATCGACCCGTTCGAAAGAATTATTTCTGGCTAACATGAGCCATGAAATCAGAACACCCATGAACGCCATTATGGGTATGAGTAATCAACTTAAAAAAACCTCGTTAACTGAGCAACAACAATTCTATCTGAATACCATCCAGGCCGCTTCCGACAACTTGTTGGTCATTATTAATGACATCCTGGATCTATCCAAAATTGAAGCGGGAAAACTTACCATAGAACAGATTGGCTTCGAACCTCACCAACTAATAAAGAAAGTACTCCAAATCATGAGCCATCGGGCCGAAGAAAAGGGTTTGTTATTCACCAATTCATTACTCGATACCCAAATAGCGCCTGTTTTAATAGGTGATCCGCACCGGCTAACGCAAATATTACTTAACTTAATTTCGAATGCTATCAAGTTTACCGATAAGGGGAGGGTTGACATTCGATGTCAGGTTGTGGAGGAGGATGCCACCCAGCAAACGATTCAGGCAACCGTACAGGATACGGGAATAGGCATGGATGATGAGTTTGTCCGAACAATTTTTCAAACGTTCAGCCAAGAGGATACATCCATCTCCCGTCGATTTGGCGGCACAGGGCTGGGGATGAGCATCTGCAAAAATCTGGTTGACTTAATGGGTGGCAAGATTGAGGTAAAAAGTCAGAAACAGGTAGGAACCACTGTATCTTTCAGCATACCCTTCAACAAAGGAGAATCCAGCCATTTACCACAAAAACAGCCCGAACAGATTAATACGGATTTCCTTTCAGGGAGTAAGATTTTGGTGGTAGATGATAATGAAATGAATCGGTTACTCGCTTCTACCATCCTAAAGAATTATGGAGCGCTGATCGATGAGGCTCGGAATGGTTTGGAAGCTCTTGAAAAACTAAAAGCGCAACCGTATAATCTGGTTCTGATGGATGTTCACATGCCGATTATGGATGGCCTGGAAGCCACCAAACAGATTCGAGAAAAAATAAAAGCCCAATTGCCAATTATTGCCTTAACCGCCTTAGCTGTTTCTGGCGACCGGGAAAAGTTTATCAGGGCAGGCATGAATGATTATTTGTCTAAACCTTTTGATGAGTCAATTCTACTTGCCGTAGTGGCAAAATGGTTAGGGAAAGATAGTGTTTATCATAGCACTACTAGTGAAACAGAAATCCGGGATGGCCTATTTGATCTTTCTGGACTTCGATCAATTGCTCAGGGCGATGAGGAATTTGTTTGGGAAATGGTCAGCATGTTTATTGATCTGGTGCCAGCAGGCATTAAAGAAATGAAAACGGCTTATGAAGCAAACGACTTTAAAAAAGTTAGCCAAATCGCACATCGGCTACATCCTTCCGTGGCAACACTTAATATTAAGTCTCTAGCTGATGTATTGGTTGATATCGATAAAAACGCAGAAACTTACCAAGCTAACCAGCGACTGGAAGGATTAATTACAGGTCTTGACGAAGTGATTAAGGCGGTAGTCGATCAGTTAGTAACGAATGCTAGCACGAATAAATTAAGCTAG
- a CDS encoding helix-turn-helix domain-containing protein, with amino-acid sequence MDYNTKITESLAELQQLEKQQTNATHRDHIRFIRLLKEQKASTQQQAATLLNLSLRQAQRLWRTYQQGGLSALIPPPKAAYIGKLSFVQISQLRQFLLDDQAQTLADIQAYLAGSHGVQYTLGGLCDLCKRLGIKPKTGRPVHYQQAPGALEAFKKNG; translated from the coding sequence ATGGATTATAACACGAAAATAACCGAATCACTGGCAGAGTTGCAACAGCTTGAAAAGCAGCAAACCAATGCCACTCATCGCGATCATATCCGCTTCATTCGCCTGCTCAAAGAACAGAAAGCTAGCACCCAGCAACAAGCCGCCACCCTGCTCAATCTCTCTTTAAGGCAAGCACAACGTTTGTGGCGTACTTACCAGCAAGGCGGTTTATCGGCCCTCATACCCCCACCCAAAGCCGCCTACATAGGCAAGCTCTCCTTTGTCCAGATTAGTCAATTGCGCCAATTCCTGCTCGATGACCAAGCCCAGACACTGGCCGACATTCAGGCCTATCTGGCGGGCTCTCATGGCGTACAATATACCCTTGGGGGCCTCTGCGATTTATGCAAGCGACTGGGTATCAAACCCAAGACAGGTCGCCCTGTCCACTATCAACAAGCACCGGGAGCGCTGGAAGCCTTTAAAAAAAATGGTTGA
- a CDS encoding sensor histidine kinase — protein MQTIHTGETQRILKRYQRNSENIWHEITITRMEDQAIVTIQDVSKQKQSEYDLQRRLYMESLISTVANRFVTLKSDEANNYIVEALEIISEYVDAERASVFMYSDDYQEGRCVHEWCAPGHQSRKDKIQTRPRECFDWMRPKLEKGEMIRLQIDELTTEQAQEKTFFDFISVRSMIAIPLIQDRKTQGFIGFYTISKPPVWDQNDVLLLGTFSTLIANVLLRLQQEAALQRANHRLEGLHAVDQALLKSRMAKQPPLSIAMKHMYRLVPCNRISVFYINRDSGLAEAKCRVVDGELDIAPAITVPARYFDDRFPQNEVPAKFIYYPDVQLDSTGIPPHLLTNLNGFRSQVTIPLYSKKKCIGAFTLMSAIPHFFTEEYLQIAQEIARPLAIVLYQQQLDKQLKLYTEQLEWRVEERTREIRRLSTLHQAILKHAGQAIVSTDVNGVIETANQACEHLLGYRPDELIGWQTYLEVGQADNSVPVVAYRPVQQGNRPITIFTEALASQGYFYCECITITKSGDRVPVLLAASALQDDGGTVIGYMGISTDISALKKVQDKLQQKNQALNSFFEGALDMHCIADSKGNISAVNRAFQATLGYSATELMSIPFLQLIHADEQKFVYKNLLVNILDRPVRNQINRMRRKDGSYRIIEWNAVGINQAVYGSARDITERQETDMQLRSLNQRLQVATQAAGQGLWENDLVTGALCWDDHLWQIFGEEYRQPDWSFEKFLTIIHPDDLPNFLKRSHLGVQENKISNVTRIFRPDGSIRYIESNGLITRYEQGRPTRAIGVAWDVTERELTKAAVQESEQRFREIADNVDEVFWIHATDPFRLLYVNPAYERIWHRSCQSLYDNPLSFIESIYEEDKPVVAKANSQYRLGEEVNIQFRGVRPDHSLFWVSIRTFSIRDETGKTIRQIGLSNDITSQKETELILQQSLQQEQELNQLKSQFVATASHEFRTPLATMQSSVDLIKLYLDKPISNAYVSIQKHLTIIEKEIDQFNTLLTDILTIGRIESRKVNFSPKLVDAVLICEEVINTHFSHRNDHREVEFIIEGMPQNVYLDDKLISHVLVNLLSNAFKFSKSNPVLRIIFREQSLVFEVIDKGIGIPSQELSALFQAFFRASNTNGIPGTGLGLFIVRQFVELHGGHFDIQSEEKKGTFCTVSLPVKSANPVLISY, from the coding sequence GTGCAAACCATTCATACAGGCGAAACGCAGCGGATACTTAAGCGATATCAACGAAATAGCGAAAATATATGGCATGAAATTACGATAACCCGGATGGAAGATCAGGCCATAGTGACAATTCAGGACGTTAGCAAACAAAAGCAATCAGAATACGATCTGCAACGACGACTGTACATGGAATCGCTTATTTCAACCGTGGCAAATCGATTTGTAACACTTAAATCTGACGAAGCAAATAATTACATTGTTGAAGCCCTGGAGATAATAAGTGAATATGTAGATGCCGAACGTGCATCGGTATTTATGTACAGCGACGACTATCAGGAAGGGCGTTGTGTACATGAATGGTGTGCTCCAGGGCATCAATCCAGAAAGGACAAAATACAGACTAGACCACGCGAATGTTTTGACTGGATGCGACCGAAGCTGGAGAAGGGAGAGATGATTCGCTTACAGATCGATGAGCTTACAACAGAACAAGCCCAGGAGAAAACTTTTTTTGACTTTATCTCGGTGCGATCAATGATCGCCATCCCACTAATTCAGGATCGGAAAACACAGGGGTTTATCGGATTTTATACGATTAGTAAGCCGCCTGTCTGGGATCAAAATGACGTTTTGTTGTTAGGAACATTTAGTACGTTAATCGCTAACGTGCTGTTACGCTTGCAACAGGAAGCAGCTTTACAACGCGCAAATCATCGTCTAGAGGGCCTCCATGCCGTTGATCAGGCTTTACTCAAGTCCCGAATGGCTAAACAGCCTCCGCTGTCGATTGCTATGAAACATATGTATCGCCTGGTGCCCTGTAACCGAATTTCGGTATTTTACATTAATAGAGATTCAGGCCTAGCAGAAGCTAAATGCCGGGTTGTTGATGGAGAGTTAGATATTGCCCCCGCTATTACAGTCCCCGCACGTTATTTTGATGATCGGTTTCCACAAAACGAAGTGCCTGCAAAATTCATCTATTATCCTGATGTACAGTTAGACTCTACAGGTATACCTCCCCATTTGCTGACTAATCTAAACGGCTTTCGCTCGCAAGTTACCATTCCCTTATATAGCAAAAAAAAATGTATTGGAGCTTTCACGTTAATGTCAGCCATTCCCCATTTTTTCACTGAAGAGTATCTCCAAATCGCTCAGGAAATAGCCAGGCCACTGGCCATAGTTTTATATCAGCAACAATTAGATAAACAACTAAAACTGTATACAGAACAGCTGGAATGGCGGGTGGAAGAGCGAACGCGAGAGATCAGACGATTATCCACTTTGCACCAAGCAATTCTTAAGCATGCCGGTCAGGCGATTGTATCAACTGACGTTAATGGAGTGATTGAGACGGCTAACCAGGCTTGTGAGCATTTGTTAGGCTATCGACCTGACGAGTTGATTGGATGGCAGACCTACCTGGAAGTAGGGCAAGCCGATAATTCGGTGCCTGTTGTTGCCTATAGACCAGTTCAACAGGGAAATCGTCCAATCACTATTTTCACAGAAGCTTTAGCTTCCCAAGGTTATTTCTACTGCGAATGTATAACCATTACCAAATCAGGTGACCGAGTCCCAGTCTTGTTGGCTGCTAGTGCATTACAGGATGATGGCGGCACAGTTATAGGCTATATGGGCATTTCTACAGATATATCGGCCTTGAAAAAAGTGCAGGATAAACTTCAGCAAAAGAACCAGGCGCTGAATAGTTTTTTTGAAGGCGCGTTGGACATGCATTGCATTGCTGATAGTAAGGGGAATATATCGGCCGTCAATCGGGCTTTTCAGGCTACACTCGGTTATTCGGCAACCGAATTGATGAGTATCCCTTTTTTACAGTTAATCCACGCGGATGAGCAGAAGTTTGTTTATAAGAATCTGCTAGTGAACATTCTGGACCGACCTGTTCGCAATCAGATCAACCGAATGCGAAGAAAAGATGGTTCGTATCGGATCATTGAATGGAATGCGGTTGGCATTAATCAGGCCGTGTACGGCTCGGCACGTGACATCACGGAACGGCAGGAAACGGACATGCAGCTACGGAGCCTGAATCAGCGCCTACAAGTAGCTACCCAGGCGGCTGGTCAGGGCCTCTGGGAGAATGATTTAGTAACAGGGGCTTTATGTTGGGATGATCATTTATGGCAGATTTTTGGCGAGGAATATCGTCAGCCCGATTGGAGTTTTGAGAAGTTTCTAACCATTATTCATCCCGACGATCTGCCCAATTTTCTGAAGCGCTCTCATTTAGGGGTGCAAGAAAATAAGATTTCAAACGTAACCCGAATTTTCCGGCCAGATGGAAGTATTCGCTACATTGAGTCGAATGGTTTGATAACTCGGTATGAACAGGGGCGGCCCACACGAGCCATTGGTGTTGCCTGGGACGTAACCGAAAGAGAGCTTACCAAAGCTGCGGTGCAGGAAAGTGAGCAACGGTTTAGAGAAATCGCCGACAATGTAGATGAAGTCTTCTGGATTCATGCAACCGATCCCTTTCGACTACTTTATGTGAACCCGGCTTACGAGCGCATATGGCACCGGAGCTGCCAGAGCCTATACGACAATCCGCTTTCGTTTATCGAATCGATTTATGAGGAAGACAAACCTGTTGTTGCAAAAGCCAATAGCCAATATAGGTTAGGTGAAGAGGTAAACATTCAATTTCGGGGTGTCAGGCCAGATCATTCATTGTTCTGGGTATCGATCCGCACCTTTAGTATTCGCGACGAAACAGGAAAAACCATACGCCAGATTGGGCTTTCCAATGACATCACGAGCCAGAAAGAGACAGAACTGATTTTGCAACAATCCTTACAACAGGAACAGGAACTAAATCAACTCAAGTCACAGTTCGTGGCGACTGCTTCTCATGAGTTCCGAACACCTTTAGCTACTATGCAGTCGAGTGTTGATTTAATCAAACTTTACCTTGACAAGCCCATATCCAATGCGTACGTATCGATTCAAAAGCACCTGACTATCATTGAAAAAGAGATTGATCAATTCAATACGCTGCTTACCGACATATTGACAATAGGTAGAATCGAATCCCGAAAAGTAAATTTCTCTCCTAAACTGGTAGATGCCGTACTGATTTGTGAAGAGGTAATTAACACTCATTTTAGCCATCGAAATGATCACCGTGAAGTCGAATTTATTATAGAAGGCATGCCTCAAAACGTTTATTTGGACGATAAATTAATTAGTCATGTGCTGGTTAATTTATTGTCGAACGCTTTTAAATTTTCGAAAAGCAATCCTGTCTTACGTATAATTTTTAGGGAGCAAAGCCTTGTCTTCGAGGTGATCGACAAAGGAATTGGCATACCAAGCCAAGAACTCTCAGCCCTATTTCAGGCATTTTTTCGGGCTAGCAATACTAACGGTATCCCAGGCACAGGACTAGGCTTATTCATTGTCCGACAATTCGTTGAGTTACATGGTGGACATTTCGACATTCAGAGTGAAGAGAAAAAGGGGACCTTTTGTACCGTTTCTTTACCTGTTAAGTCAGCTAACCCAGTATTGATAAGCTACTAG
- a CDS encoding transposase: protein MVDECAQIGPSQLLYHHELRTGTRTELGRKWSPAGHRPHSPIRIGYEFTYLYLALCPFGNQVYAAFLPALTGEWFSWFVAQIDSYLQTPCLFVADGAKAHVAGAFAGTKLRFCRLPAYCPELNPVERVFQEIRRGLKHRLLSSVEEAQCRVKTLLQELCNDAVAFTNLVCFPYIQKATI from the coding sequence ATGGTTGACGAGTGTGCTCAAATCGGCCCCAGCCAACTGCTCTACCACCATGAGCTACGCACCGGCACTCGCACCGAGTTAGGACGTAAGTGGTCACCTGCCGGGCATCGCCCCCACTCACCCATCCGCATTGGTTACGAGTTTACCTATTTATATCTGGCCTTGTGTCCCTTTGGCAACCAGGTGTACGCGGCCTTCTTACCGGCCTTAACGGGGGAGTGGTTCAGTTGGTTTGTGGCTCAGATTGACTCGTATCTACAAACGCCCTGTCTGTTTGTGGCTGATGGGGCTAAGGCCCATGTGGCCGGGGCCTTTGCGGGCACAAAGCTGCGATTTTGTCGGCTACCGGCCTACTGCCCGGAGTTGAACCCGGTCGAGCGAGTCTTCCAGGAGATTCGACGGGGCTTGAAGCATCGATTGTTGTCGAGTGTAGAGGAGGCTCAATGCCGGGTGAAAACCCTCTTGCAAGAGCTATGCAACGATGCGGTTGCCTTTACGAACTTGGTCTGCTTTCCTTACATTCAAAAGGCGACAATCTGA
- a CDS encoding response regulator transcription factor — translation MATQILLIEDDVQMRENVAELLTLQGFQVETATNGREGISQALVHSPDLILCDIMMPEVSGYQVLEVVRSNRLISKVPFIFLTAKSDPTDLRRGMELGADDYLTKPFTLQNLLNTIESQLK, via the coding sequence ATGGCTACGCAAATTTTACTAATTGAAGATGACGTTCAGATGCGTGAGAATGTGGCAGAACTGCTGACGTTGCAGGGCTTCCAGGTGGAAACGGCGACCAACGGTCGGGAGGGAATCAGCCAGGCTTTAGTTCATTCCCCAGATTTGATTCTTTGTGATATAATGATGCCCGAAGTGAGCGGCTATCAGGTACTCGAAGTGGTCCGCTCAAATCGCCTGATATCGAAAGTTCCTTTTATATTTTTAACGGCCAAATCAGATCCGACTGATTTGCGTCGGGGTATGGAGTTAGGTGCTGACGATTATCTAACAAAGCCGTTTACGCTTCAAAATCTATTAAATACCATTGAAAGCCAACTGAAGTAA